The proteins below come from a single Deinococcus depolymerans genomic window:
- a CDS encoding MFS transporter, with amino-acid sequence MTLPPADSLPDPPVLSDAARWRTFLWLWGSQALSVLGGGLSAFAMNIYLTQSRFPLEAQKPELAAALALTGLGWGAAAILGAPLAGALADRWNRRRMMITCDLLGALLLALGVLMVTLGTPPVWLLTLFTAALGLVGTFHGSAFDTSYSSLVTRDRLPRANGLMQTLWSLSGLLSPALAALLIGLPALARQGEGPGVLAGALAGLPDGVPLALGIDAASFLLAAAVVSRLHWPQPPRRDGGRGRPSLAQDMRFGWSFIGRRPALLHLLLTFAGVNLLTSGVGVLHPLLVRFTLGTPADGTGAALATLWTALSAGGLLGGLLVSVTGGLKRRRVLGVLLPMIAAGTAQALSGVAGSLPLTAACVLSFGVMTPIMNAHSQSIWQAQVSPELQGRVFSVRRLIAQFTAPLSTALAGLLAARVGAGSILLWSGVLMAVLATAQLLNPHLRRVEDPLPEAPPLTA; translated from the coding sequence ATGACCCTGCCGCCTGCTGACTCCCTGCCCGACCCGCCCGTCCTGTCGGACGCGGCCCGCTGGCGGACGTTCCTGTGGCTGTGGGGGTCGCAGGCGCTGAGTGTGCTGGGGGGCGGCCTGAGTGCGTTTGCCATGAACATCTACCTGACGCAGTCGCGTTTTCCGCTGGAGGCGCAGAAGCCGGAGCTGGCGGCGGCGCTGGCCCTGACCGGGCTGGGGTGGGGCGCGGCGGCGATTCTGGGGGCGCCGCTGGCGGGGGCGCTGGCGGACCGCTGGAACCGGCGGCGCATGATGATCACCTGCGACCTGCTGGGGGCGCTGCTGCTGGCGCTGGGCGTGCTGATGGTCACGCTGGGCACGCCGCCCGTGTGGCTGCTGACGCTGTTCACGGCTGCGCTGGGTCTGGTGGGTACGTTTCACGGGTCGGCGTTCGACACGAGTTACTCGTCGCTGGTCACGCGCGACCGCCTGCCGCGCGCGAACGGCCTGATGCAGACCCTCTGGAGTCTGTCTGGGCTGCTCAGTCCGGCGCTGGCGGCGCTGCTGATCGGACTGCCGGCCCTGGCGCGGCAGGGAGAGGGGCCGGGCGTGCTGGCGGGAGCGCTGGCGGGCCTGCCGGACGGCGTGCCGCTGGCGCTGGGCATCGACGCGGCGTCGTTCCTGCTGGCGGCGGCGGTGGTGTCGCGCCTGCACTGGCCGCAACCGCCCCGCCGGGACGGGGGGCGCGGCCGGCCCTCGCTGGCGCAGGACATGCGTTTCGGGTGGTCGTTCATCGGGCGGCGGCCCGCGCTGCTGCACCTGCTGCTGACCTTCGCGGGCGTGAACCTGCTCACCAGCGGCGTGGGCGTCCTGCATCCGCTGCTGGTACGGTTCACGCTGGGCACCCCCGCCGACGGGACCGGCGCGGCCCTGGCGACCCTCTGGACGGCCCTGAGTGCCGGGGGGCTGCTGGGCGGCCTGCTGGTCAGCGTGACGGGCGGCCTGAAGCGGCGGCGGGTGCTGGGCGTGCTGCTGCCCATGATCGCCGCCGGAACCGCGCAGGCCCTGAGCGGCGTGGCGGGCAGCCTGCCCCTGACGGCCGCGTGCGTGCTGTCGTTCGGGGTGATGACGCCGATCATGAACGCGCACTCGCAGAGCATCTGGCAGGCGCAGGTCTCGCCGGAACTGCAGGGCCGGGTGTTCAGCGTGCGCCGCCTGATCGCGCAGTTCACCGCGCCCCTCAGTACCGCGCTGGCCGGGCTGCTCGCCGCGCGGGTGGGGGCCGGGTCGATCCTGCTGTGGTCCGGAGTGCTGATGGCCGTCCTGGCGACCGCGCAACTCCTGAACCCGCACCTGCGCCGCGTGGAGGACCCGCTGCCCGAAGCGCCGCCCCTCACGGCCTGA
- a CDS encoding DUF4870 domain-containing protein translates to MSRSLPVIPEPDRTPAIITHLSPLAGLLLPTLGNVLGPLVAWLAFRDRSGALDEQGKEALNFQLSFWLYGLVVGVLAFILFSAGLIGGAVGAAAGTPDLGALAFLGTFGAFFLFFLPVMAVLGLVPFVFMIVAVVRVSAGQPYRYPLSIRFLR, encoded by the coding sequence ATGAGCCGTTCCCTGCCTGTCATTCCGGAACCCGACCGCACTCCGGCGATCATCACGCACCTGTCGCCGCTGGCGGGCCTGCTGCTGCCGACGCTGGGGAACGTGCTGGGGCCGCTGGTGGCGTGGCTGGCGTTCCGGGACCGGAGTGGTGCGCTGGACGAGCAGGGCAAGGAAGCCCTGAACTTCCAGCTGAGTTTCTGGCTGTACGGACTGGTGGTGGGGGTGCTGGCGTTCATTCTGTTCAGCGCGGGCCTGATCGGTGGGGCGGTGGGGGCGGCGGCGGGCACGCCGGACCTGGGGGCGCTGGCGTTCCTGGGGACGTTCGGAGCGTTCTTCCTGTTCTTCCTGCCGGTGATGGCGGTGCTGGGGCTGGTGCCGTTCGTGTTCATGATCGTGGCGGTCGTGCGGGTCAGTGCGGGGCAGCCTTACCGGTACCCGCTGAGCATCCGCTTCCTGCGCTGA
- a CDS encoding PIG-L deacetylase family protein — translation MRIMAVFAHPDDEIGCMGTLAKHAARGDEVMLVWTTLGELASQFGDAPHAEVTRVRREHGAWVAAQIGAQHHFFDMGDSRMTGGRGEALQLARLYARFRPNAVITWSDDHPHPDHRMTAKIAFDAITLARIPKIVNEVGGGAAMPPAPDLSGDHAIESGEDVRRLDAWREPVRFYQYHAPASPYPEVSVDITDTIDVAGRVMEYYHDFYRWQWTKEQFLEGRAGVGRLAGVRYAERFNLRVSQLPARAYLD, via the coding sequence ATGCGGATCATGGCTGTGTTTGCGCACCCGGACGACGAGATCGGGTGCATGGGGACCCTGGCGAAGCACGCGGCGCGTGGCGACGAGGTCATGCTGGTCTGGACGACGCTGGGCGAACTGGCCAGTCAGTTCGGGGACGCGCCGCACGCGGAGGTCACGCGGGTGCGCCGCGAGCATGGCGCGTGGGTGGCGGCGCAGATCGGGGCGCAGCATCACTTCTTCGACATGGGGGACAGCCGCATGACGGGCGGGCGCGGCGAGGCGCTGCAACTGGCGCGGCTGTACGCGCGGTTCCGGCCGAACGCCGTGATCACCTGGAGTGACGATCACCCGCACCCGGATCACCGCATGACCGCGAAGATCGCCTTCGACGCGATCACGCTGGCCCGCATTCCGAAGATCGTGAACGAGGTGGGCGGCGGGGCCGCCATGCCGCCCGCCCCGGACCTGAGTGGCGACCACGCCATCGAGAGTGGTGAGGACGTGCGCCGCCTGGACGCGTGGCGGGAACCCGTGCGCTTCTACCAGTACCACGCGCCGGCCAGTCCGTACCCGGAGGTCAGCGTGGACATCACGGACACCATTGACGTGGCGGGCCGCGTGATGGAGTACTACCACGACTTCTACCGCTGGCAGTGGACGAAAGAGCAGTTCCTGGAGGGCCGCGCGGGCGTGGGGCGGCTGGCGGGCGTGCGGTACGCCGAGCGGTTCAACCTGCGCGTGTCGCAGCTGCCGGCGCGGGCCTACCTGGACTGA
- the rnhA gene encoding ribonuclease HI, which produces MTRPRPAPRKSPAQKAQDAARDRQALPAGIQPAQPVVGDHVELYSDGACDTQAGHGGWATILNCKGRELVLSGNEEGTTNNRMELRGLLEGLKVLKRPCHVTVVTDSQYLRKAFTDGWILNWQRNGWKTAAKDPVKNQDLWEELIAQARTHALTFVWVKGHAGHGENERVDELAVQERKKLRQK; this is translated from the coding sequence ATGACCCGCCCCCGCCCCGCCCCCCGCAAGTCCCCCGCCCAGAAAGCGCAGGACGCCGCGCGCGACCGCCAGGCCCTCCCGGCCGGCATCCAGCCCGCGCAACCCGTGGTGGGCGACCACGTCGAACTGTACAGCGACGGCGCCTGCGACACCCAGGCCGGCCACGGCGGCTGGGCCACCATCCTCAACTGCAAGGGCCGCGAACTCGTCCTCAGCGGGAACGAGGAAGGCACCACCAACAACCGCATGGAACTGCGCGGCCTGCTCGAGGGCCTGAAAGTCCTCAAACGCCCCTGCCACGTCACCGTCGTCACCGACAGCCAGTACCTCCGCAAGGCCTTCACGGACGGCTGGATCCTGAACTGGCAACGCAACGGCTGGAAAACCGCCGCCAAGGACCCCGTGAAAAACCAGGACCTCTGGGAAGAACTGATCGCGCAAGCCAGAACGCACGCCCTGACCTTCGTGTGGGTCAAGGGCCATGCCGGGCACGGCGAGAACGAACGCGTCGACGAACTCGCCGTGCAGGAACGCAAGAAACTCCGGCAGAAGTAG
- the glmU gene encoding bifunctional UDP-N-acetylglucosamine diphosphorylase/glucosamine-1-phosphate N-acetyltransferase GlmU yields MTDTNRPLDVVILAAGQGTRMKSSLPKVLHPVAGRPMVAWAVKAAQELGARNVVVVTGHGAGAVEAALAGSGVVFARQEQQLGTGNAFLAGMDALDDHENADVLVLYGDTPLLRTETLRDLLADHRTRGGAFTVLTGVLPDATGYGRIIRDAQGNVERIVEQKDATPEERAVQEFNSGVYLMDARANELAHRITNENASGEYYLTDLLGLYRAEGAEAHAFRLTDPDEVMGANDRTGLAEAENIIRARITQAHMRAGVTIHMPETVYIEDTVVLGRDVTLEPGVILRGDTRVADGAQIGAYSVVTDSVLAEGVVVKPHSVLEGAQVGARSDVGPFARLRPGTVLGEAVHIGNFVETKNARLAQGVKAGHLAYLGDVSIGDETNVGAGTIIANFDGVNKHPSRIGAGVFIGSNSTIVAPRVIGDAAFIAGGSTVHDDVPEGALAVARGKQRNLEGWSHRYWNGLREKVQTKLPWLAGWLDRQG; encoded by the coding sequence ATGACTGATACGAACCGTCCGCTGGACGTGGTGATCCTGGCCGCCGGTCAGGGAACGCGCATGAAATCCTCGCTGCCCAAGGTGCTGCACCCGGTCGCGGGCCGCCCGATGGTCGCGTGGGCCGTGAAGGCCGCGCAGGAACTCGGCGCGCGGAACGTGGTCGTCGTGACCGGACACGGCGCCGGGGCGGTCGAGGCGGCCCTGGCCGGCAGCGGCGTGGTGTTCGCGCGGCAGGAGCAGCAGCTGGGCACCGGGAACGCCTTCCTGGCGGGCATGGACGCCCTGGACGACCACGAGAACGCGGACGTGCTGGTCCTGTACGGCGACACGCCGCTGCTGCGCACCGAGACGCTCCGCGACCTGCTGGCCGACCACCGCACGCGGGGCGGGGCCTTCACGGTCCTGACCGGCGTGCTGCCGGACGCGACCGGGTACGGCCGGATCATCCGGGACGCGCAGGGGAACGTGGAACGCATCGTGGAGCAGAAGGACGCCACGCCCGAGGAACGCGCCGTGCAGGAATTCAACTCCGGGGTGTACCTGATGGACGCCCGCGCGAACGAACTGGCCCACCGCATCACGAACGAGAACGCCAGCGGCGAGTACTACCTGACGGACCTGCTGGGCCTGTACCGCGCCGAGGGTGCCGAGGCGCACGCCTTCCGCCTGACCGACCCGGACGAGGTCATGGGCGCCAACGACCGCACGGGGCTGGCCGAGGCGGAGAACATCATCCGGGCGCGCATCACGCAGGCGCACATGCGGGCCGGGGTGACCATCCACATGCCGGAAACGGTGTACATCGAGGACACGGTCGTGCTGGGCCGCGACGTGACCCTGGAACCCGGCGTGATCCTGCGCGGCGACACGCGCGTCGCGGACGGCGCCCAGATCGGCGCGTACTCGGTCGTCACGGACAGCGTGCTGGCTGAGGGCGTGGTCGTGAAGCCGCACAGCGTGCTGGAAGGCGCGCAGGTGGGTGCGCGCAGTGACGTGGGGCCGTTCGCGCGCCTGCGCCCCGGCACCGTGCTGGGCGAGGCGGTGCACATCGGGAACTTCGTGGAAACCAAGAACGCCCGTCTCGCGCAGGGCGTGAAGGCCGGGCACCTCGCGTACCTGGGTGACGTGAGCATCGGCGACGAGACGAACGTGGGGGCCGGGACCATCATCGCGAACTTCGACGGGGTGAACAAACACCCCAGCCGCATCGGGGCGGGTGTGTTCATCGGCAGTAACTCCACCATCGTCGCGCCCCGCGTGATCGGGGACGCCGCGTTCATCGCGGGCGGCAGCACCGTCCACGACGACGTGCCCGAGGGAGCCCTGGCCGTCGCGCGCGGCAAGCAGCGCAACCTCGAAGGCTGGTCCCACCGTTACTGGAACGGCCTGCGAGAGAAGGTGCAGACGAAACTGCCGTGGCTGGCCGGGTGGCTCGACCGGCAGGGCTGA